A window of the Egibacter rhizosphaerae genome harbors these coding sequences:
- a CDS encoding Glu/Leu/Phe/Val family dehydrogenase, giving the protein MAEVQDGMTPFEAVTHFFHQAADETGISDTTRDILSGTYREIRVQVPIARADGSKEVVYGYRVQHNGARGPYKGGVRYHPHADIDEVRALASLMTWKTAILDLPFGGAKGGVQVDPGGLNRPELQALTRRYMSQVSYIMGTHRDIMAPDMGTGAQTMAWMMDAWGQKYGHDPAIVTGKPVELGGSVGRDAATGRGCIVVLDEAVKDAGRHPEDLTVAVQGYGNVGSWAARCAVEQGYRVVAVSDVGGGIRDPRGLDLDAVDAHLEEAGTVAGCPDTEALEGGELLTLDVDVLIPAALGGVITKDNVDDVRADLIVEAANHPVTPAADEVLHDRGVTVLPDVLANAGGVTVSYFEWTQNIQMFHWDLDRVNGELRKRMRRAYETLRDYAAARDGEEARIGLRRAAFAVGVERVARAADLRGYL; this is encoded by the coding sequence ATGGCCGAGGTCCAGGACGGGATGACGCCGTTCGAGGCGGTGACCCACTTCTTCCACCAGGCGGCCGACGAGACCGGCATCAGCGACACGACCCGCGACATCCTGAGCGGCACGTACCGCGAGATCCGCGTCCAGGTCCCGATCGCGCGGGCGGACGGGTCCAAGGAGGTCGTGTACGGGTACCGGGTCCAGCACAACGGCGCCCGCGGTCCCTACAAGGGAGGGGTCCGCTACCACCCGCACGCCGACATCGACGAGGTGCGCGCGCTCGCGTCGCTCATGACCTGGAAGACCGCGATCCTCGACCTGCCGTTCGGGGGGGCGAAGGGGGGCGTGCAGGTCGATCCGGGCGGGCTCAACCGCCCGGAGCTCCAGGCACTGACCCGCCGGTACATGTCGCAGGTCAGCTACATCATGGGCACGCACCGCGACATCATGGCGCCCGACATGGGCACGGGTGCTCAGACGATGGCGTGGATGATGGACGCCTGGGGACAGAAGTACGGCCACGATCCCGCGATCGTCACCGGCAAGCCGGTCGAGCTCGGCGGCTCGGTCGGCCGCGACGCCGCGACCGGTCGAGGCTGCATCGTGGTGCTCGACGAGGCCGTCAAGGACGCCGGCCGCCACCCCGAGGACCTCACCGTCGCGGTGCAGGGATACGGCAACGTGGGATCGTGGGCCGCCCGTTGCGCGGTCGAGCAGGGCTACCGCGTCGTCGCCGTCAGCGACGTCGGGGGCGGCATCCGCGATCCGCGCGGCCTCGACCTCGACGCCGTCGACGCGCACCTGGAGGAGGCCGGCACGGTCGCCGGCTGTCCCGACACGGAGGCCCTCGAGGGCGGCGAGTTGCTCACGCTCGACGTCGACGTGCTCATCCCCGCGGCGCTCGGCGGCGTCATCACCAAGGACAACGTGGACGACGTCCGGGCCGACCTGATCGTGGAGGCGGCGAACCACCCGGTGACCCCGGCGGCCGACGAGGTCCTCCACGACCGCGGCGTCACGGTCCTGCCGGACGTCCTCGCCAACGCCGGAGGCGTGACCGTGTCGTACTTCGAGTGGACGCAGAACATCCAGATGTTCCACTGGGATCTCGACCGGGTGAACGGTGAGCTGCGCAAGCGCATGCGCCGGGCCTACGAGACCCTGCGCGACTACGCCGCCGCGAGGGACGGCGAGGAGGCGAGGATCGGACTGCGCCGCGCGGCCTTCGCGGTCGGCGTCGAGCGGGTGGCACGGGCGGCCGATCTGCGCGGGTACCTGTAG
- a CDS encoding SGNH/GDSL hydrolase family protein: protein MRRFVVVLLLLFAGGLTAAAIAGPESVREAVASAQALLGDEEAGGDDPGEPEGEPLDYVALGDSLAAGFAAPSGYPEHLAQRLEESTGRPVEVEVAAQIGWTTRRLRDAVDERAPLREALADADLVTVSVGSNDLFRAAFELGETCAEPACARPPIERFHERWEDLLAEIDAHTDARVVVTDFYDPFAGRRGEDELTSLGRELRAEANRGLRAAAEQRGFVIAPVEQAFHGADGTEDPRDRDLIAFDGIHPNRAGQERIADAVEAALQR, encoded by the coding sequence GTGCGCCGATTCGTCGTGGTCCTGCTGCTCCTCTTCGCCGGCGGCCTCACCGCGGCCGCGATAGCGGGCCCGGAATCGGTGCGCGAGGCCGTCGCCAGCGCGCAGGCCCTGCTCGGCGACGAGGAGGCCGGCGGGGACGACCCGGGCGAGCCCGAAGGCGAGCCGCTGGACTACGTCGCGCTGGGCGATTCGCTGGCGGCCGGGTTCGCGGCACCCAGCGGGTACCCGGAACATTTGGCGCAGCGCCTCGAGGAATCCACCGGTCGGCCGGTCGAGGTCGAGGTCGCGGCGCAGATCGGTTGGACGACCCGAAGGCTGCGCGACGCCGTCGATGAGCGGGCCCCGCTGCGCGAGGCGCTGGCGGACGCCGACTTGGTGACCGTGAGCGTCGGCAGCAACGACCTCTTTCGCGCGGCCTTCGAGCTCGGGGAGACGTGCGCCGAGCCCGCGTGCGCTCGCCCGCCGATCGAGCGGTTCCACGAGCGGTGGGAGGACCTGCTCGCGGAGATCGATGCGCACACCGACGCCAGGGTCGTCGTCACCGACTTCTACGACCCGTTCGCGGGCCGCCGGGGCGAGGACGAGCTCACGAGCCTCGGCCGCGAGCTGCGGGCCGAGGCCAACCGGGGGCTGCGCGCCGCCGCGGAGCAGCGCGGGTTCGTGATCGCGCCCGTGGAGCAGGCCTTCCATGGGGCGGACGGGACCGAGGATCCCCGTGACCGCGACCTCATCGCCTTCGACGGCATCCATCCCAACCGCGCGGGGCAGGAACGCATCGCCGACGCGGTCGAGGCCGCCCTGCAGCGTTGA